Proteins from one Nomia melanderi isolate GNS246 chromosome 3, iyNomMela1, whole genome shotgun sequence genomic window:
- the LOC116429464 gene encoding cuticle protein 7, translating into MAFKFILPILALSVLLGREADAGHAHSFQHFHGPVIGDAQEVTWTDKHGHHYHNYVAHPHYDFSYGVEDHHTGDHHGQKEHRDGKEVVGEYTVKEPGGNIRTVKYHAGKNGFHAHVHNSNGIVHEGGHHH; encoded by the exons ATGGCGTTCAAA TTTATCCTGCCGATTCTGGCTCTGTCGGTTTTGTTGGGACGCGAGGCGGACGCTGGACACGCGCACTCTTTCCAGCACTTCCACGGGCCGGTGATAGGCGACGCCCAGGAGGTCACTTGGACCGACAAGCACGGACACCATTATCACAACTACGTGGCGCATCCGCACTATGACTTCTCGTACGGTGTGGAGGACCATCATACCGGCGACCATCACGGCCAGAAGGAACACAGAGACG GCAAAGAAGTCGTCGGCGAGTACACTGTGAAAGAACCAGGCGGCAATATTAGGACCGTGAAGTATCACGCAGGCAAAAACGGATTCCACGCTCACGTCCATAACAGCAACGGAATCGTCCATGAAGGAGGCCACCATCATTAG